From a single Eleginops maclovinus isolate JMC-PN-2008 ecotype Puerto Natales chromosome 2, JC_Emac_rtc_rv5, whole genome shotgun sequence genomic region:
- the LOC134883289 gene encoding circadian-associated transcriptional repressor, whose amino-acid sequence MSATDSDNSIDWLASDNEDNESEQESDCTGKHNHTEDPSSPSNPPHLGPSDSSCRWGSEVKEGDCNWSEVTEASSRGLPSSCIETRDSAIGLCKTQHGEKTNGKNTQQALKRPHSSAEEECKERQLISNVSEKNQIFHRKCMELQCYIHPLSSILNGLRSGRYRERLSSFQESVAMDRIQRIMGVLQNPCMGEKYINIILKMEEMLKSWFPDVKLNDQLADPRTEEAIPTKKPKLSPVSVTAVVSPVTVSDPAAGVQTLRVTDLTPPGAYSASNLKWLHTSPICSPVAEQAQAGPRLPQLPEDLTQDSAVSSSTDSHAKTDSVPRGPPPSKINAPCLERLLKSTESIICKGTGALTDSSWS is encoded by the exons ATGTCTGCTACAGATTCGGACAACTCCATTGACTGGCTGGCTAGTGACAATGAGGACAACGAGAGCGAACAGGAGTCTGACTGCACAGGAAAGCACAACCACACAGAGGATCCTTCATCCCCCAGCAACCCGCCACACCTTGGCCCATCTGACAGCAGCTGCCGCTGGGGCAGCGAGGTGAAGGAGGGCGACTGCAACTGGAGCGAGGTCACAGAAGCCTCCAGCCGGGGATTACCCTCAAGCTGCATAGAGACAAGAGACAGCGCCATTGGACtgtgtaaaacacaacatggaGAAAAAACGAATGGCAAAAACACTCAGCAAGCACTGAAGAGACCTCACAGCTCCGCAGAGGAGGAGTGCAAGGAACGGCAGCTCATTTCCAATGTGTCAGAGAAGAACCAAATTTTCCACAGAAAG tgcaTGGAGCTACAATGCTACATTCATCCACTGTCATCGATCTTGAATGGCCTTCGGTCGGGGAGATACAGAGAAC GACTAAGCAGTTTCCAGGAGAGCGTGGCCATGGACAGGATTCAGAGGATCATGGGTGTCCTGCAGAACCCCTGCATGGG ggaaaaatatattaatattattcttAAAATGGAAGAAATGCTGAAGAGCTGGTTCCCTGATGTAAAGCTCAACGATCAACTTGCTGATCCCCGGACAGAGGAAGCCATTCCTACCAAGAAACCGAAG CTATCTCCAGTAAGCGTCACTGCAGTCGTGAGCCCTGTCACCGTCAGTGATCCTGCAGCCGGCGTCCAAACCCTGAGAGTCACCGACCTCACTCCTCCTGGAGCTTACTCTGCCAGTAACCTGAAGTGGCTCCACACCTCACCCATCTGCTCCCCTGTAGCAGAGCAGGCTCAGGCCGGCCCCAGGCTCCCGCAGCTCCCCGAAGACCTAACGCAGGACAGCGCCGTGTCCTCCAGCACGGACAGCCACGCTAAGACAGACTCAGTGCCCAGAGGCCCTCCGCCGAGCAAAATCAACGCACCCTGTCTAGAGAGGCTCCTCAAATCAACAGAAAGCATCATCTGCAAGGGGACGGGGGCTTTGACAGACAGCAGCTGGTCCTAG
- the dapk2b gene encoding LOW QUALITY PROTEIN: death-associated protein kinase 2 (The sequence of the model RefSeq protein was modified relative to this genomic sequence to represent the inferred CDS: inserted 1 base in 1 codon) produces MKTPGMAVFKQQNVDDFYEIGEELGSGQFAIVKRCIEKSTGVEYAAKFIKKRQSRASRRGVKREEIEREVDILQQLQHNNIVSLHDVYENRTDVVLILELVSGGELFDFLAQKESLSEEEATQFIKQILDGVQYLHSKRIVHFDLKPENVMLLDRNLRLPRIKIIDFGLAHKIEAGADFKNIFGTPEFVAPEIVNYEQLGLEADMWSIGVITYILLSGASPFLGDTKQETLGNISAMDYEFDQELFSNTSELAKSFISQLLVKDTRKRMTIQEALNHHWIKSCDYMEEESTAPEAEKKVEQLKTKRLKEYTIQSHFSMPQNNTYANFERFAHVVEXVSLMETELSEVSEARHALQGDVEALLSIYNDKEAWYKEESETARKQLSQVHYEFRKVQATRRLLQEDVKIIDASLESISGKYSHRQTQLDALRQELNSELQWLQEVMSSLHPEGANDSILSSSLNTDVRQALLHQSCRRQLHPEDKQPVTESD; encoded by the exons TGGGCAGTTTGCAATTGTCAAACGCTGCATAGAGAAGAGCACAGGCGTTGAGTATGCAGCCAAGTTCATCAAGAAGCGTCAGAGTCGGGCCAGCAGACGTGGCGTTAAAAGAGAGGAGATCGAGAGGGAAGTGGacatcctgcagcagctccagcacaACAACATCGTATCACTACATGACGTGTACGAGAACCGCACAGACGTGGTGCTCATCCTCGAACT ggTGTCTGGAGGAGAGCTGTTTGATTTCTTGGCTCAGAAGGAATCTCTCAGTGAAGAGGAGGCCACTCAGTTTATCAAACAGATCCTAGATGGAGTCCAGTACCTCCACTCCAAGAGGATTGTGCATTTTGATCTAAAG CCTGAAAACGTAATGCTGCTGGACAGGAACCTTCGTCTACCTCGCATCAAAATTATAGACTTTGGACTGGCACACAAAATCGAAGCTGGGGCagatttcaaaaacatttttgggaccCCTGAATTTGTCG CTCCAGAGATAGTCAACTATGAGCAACTGGGATTGGAGGCAGACATGTG GAGCATCGGAGTCATCACGTATATACT TTTGAGTGGTGCATCTCCTTTTCTCGGTGACACGAAGCAAGAAACGTTGGGAAACATCTCAGCGATGGACTACGAGTTTGACCAAGAGCTCTTCAGTAATACAAGCGAGCTGGCCAAGAGCTTCATCAGTCAGCTCCTGGTGAAGGACACAAG AAAACGGATGACAATACAAGAGGCCCTCAACCATCACTGGATTAAG TCCTGCGACTACATGGAAGAGGAAAGCACTGCCCCTGAGGCTGAGAAGAAAGTGGAGCAGCTGAAGACGAAGCGGCTAAAGGAGTACACCATCCAGTCCCATTTCAGTATGCCCCAGAACAACACGTACGCCAACTTTGAGCGTTTTGCACATGTGGTGG AAGTCAGTCTGATGGAGACGGAGCTGTCAGAGGTTTCAGAAGCACGGCACGCTCTGCAGGGTGATGTTGAAGCACTCCTCTCCATCTACAACGACAAGGAGGCCTGGTACAAGGAGGAGAGTGAGACTGCGAGGAAGCAGCTTTCTCAGGTCCACTATGAGTTCCGTAAAGTGCAGGCAACCAGgaggctgctgcaggaggacgtGAAGATAATCGATGCCAGCCTGGAGAGCATCAGTGGGAAGTACAGCCACAGGCAGACTCAGCTGGACGCTCTGAGGCAGGAGCTGAACTCTGAGCTGCAGTGGCTGCAGGAGGTGATGAGCTCTCTGCACCCTGAAGGAGCCAACGACagcatcctcagcagcagcctgaACACGGATGTGAGGCAGGCGCTGCTGCACCAGTCCTGCAGGAGGCAACTGCATCCTGAGGACAAACAGCCAGTCACAGAGTCTGACTAA